The DNA region TAACTGCAGTGGCAATAACAGAGGAAAATAAAGTATTGTTGGTTAAACAATATCGTCATGCTTTGGGTGAAGTGAGTATTGAGATTCCTGGCGGCTGTGTAGACGATACGGATGACAATTTCGAAGATGCCATTCGCCGTGAATTATTAGAAGAAACGGGATTTGCATTTGCTTCTGTACATTCACTTGGTCGTATTTCTGCGAATCCTTCCACAAATTCCAATTTGATGCACATGTTTGTCGCTATTGGTGGAAAGAAAATTCAAGAGCAAGATTTGGATCCAAATGAAGAAATTGAAATATTGGAATTGACTTTTGATGAATTGATACAATTGGTGGAAGAGAAAAGAATTATACAAGCGATGCACGTAACAACAATCATGTACGCACTCATGTATTTGGATAAAATAGAGTTCAAAAGATAGGATCAAGATAAAATATGGCGCTAAAGAAAATCGTAATTATAGGACCTGAAAGTACGGGAAAAAGTACACTATCTGCTGACTTAGCAATACATTTTGACACTAATTGGTGTGAGGAGTATGCACGAGAATATTTAGTAAAATTTGGTAAAGAATATACAATAGAAACCTTAACCGATATAGCGAAAGGGCAAATAAAATTAGAAGAAAACGCGATAGAACAAGCCATTAAAGAAAATAAAGAGTTCGTTTTTATTGATACAGACATGTATGTAATGAAAGTCTGGAGCGAATACGTATTTGGCACTTGTGATAATTACATTTTGGAGCAAATTAATCATAGGAAATATGATTTTTATTTGCTTGCAAATACAGATCTTCCTTGGGCTGCGGATGAATTAAGAGAATATCCTGATGAAAATCCCCGATTAGAACTATTTCAAATCTATAAAGATATTCTAATCAATCAATCCACGCCTTGGGCAGAAATAAAAGGAACAGGGGAAGAAAGAACAAAAATGGCAATTGATATTATCGAAAAATATTTCCAAAAGTAAAGGACTGAATTTTCAGTCCTTTACTTTTTATTTCCAATCAAACTCAACAGTTTGTATTAAATCAGCCGATAATGATTTTGCAACTGGGCAATGTAAGGCTGTACGTTCCAAAATTGTTTTCGTTTTTTCATCCAAATCCAAAGCTGGAAAATGAATTAAAACTTTAATTTCGGCTATACGTCTTGGTTCTGCAGCCATTATTTTGGTAATTTCTGCACTTGTACCTTTTAAATCAACTTGCAAATCTTCTGCTTTGATTCCCATAGTAGTCAACATGCAAGTACCCAAAGAGTTAGCAACCATATCTGTCGGAGAGAATCTTTCACCTTTACCATGATTGTCCACAGGCGCATCCGTTTCGATTGTCGTACCACTTTGAATATGTGTAGATTCTGTACGTAAATCGCCCGTATACAAAATTTTAGAAGTCATATATAAAATTATTTATTAACAAATGTACATTTTCAATAGAGTATATCCCTTATTAAATCGGGAAATAAATACAAAAAGATATGTACTTTTGTTCCTATTGGAATAAACCAGATTGGAAAAGTTAGAAAAAGAGGATTATAATGCAAGAATTACCAATTATAAATAATGTAAATACCAAAGAAACACGTGTAAAAAAACCAGATTGGTTAAGAGTAAAATTACCTATTGGTGAAAGTTACAAACATGTGCGAGGATTGGTCGACACACATAAATTACATACTATTTGCGAAAGCGGTAATTGTCCTAATATGGGCGAATGTTGGGGTGCGGGCACGGCCACATTTATGATTTTGGGAAATATATGTACCCGAAGTTGTGGTTTCTGCGCAGTAGCAACAGGTCGTCCAGACGCAGTAGATTGGGATGAACCTCAACGTGTAGCGGAAGCAATTAATTTGATGAAAGTGAAGCACGCAGTCATCACAAGCGTCGACAGAGATGAATTACAAGATGGAGGTTCGATTATTTGGTATAATACTATCAGAGCTGTAAAAACTTTGAATCCTGATACTACTTTGGAAACTTTGATTCCAGATTTTAGAGCGCAAAGAGAAAATATCCAAAGAGTGATTGATGCTGCACCAGAAGTCGTTAGTCACAATATTGAAACAGTCGAAAGATTAACCAAGCAAGTACGTATTCAAGCAAAATACAGAAGAAGTTTGGACACTTTACGTATTTTGAAAGAAGGTGGCATGCGTACCAAAAGCGGTATAATGCTTGGTTTGGGTGAAACAAAAGAGGAAGTTATTCAAACATTGAAAGATTTGGCGGCAGTGAATGTGGATGTAGTTACCATTGGACAATATTTACAACCGACTCCAAAACATTTGGCGGTGGACAGATTTGTACATCCTGATGAATTTGCAGAATATCGCGAAATTGGTTATGAATTGGGAATTGATTATGTAGAATCAGGACCATTGGTTCGTTCTTCCTATCATAGCGAAAGACACGTTATTCCAGGTTATGGAAAAAATAAATGGCAAGAAGAAAAAGCTTTAAAAGAACAAGCTTTAGCTTCTTAATAAGAACTAAACTATATTACAAAATAGCATTCCCTATGGAATGCTATTTTTTTGTCCCATTATTTAAAATCTTTGAAATTCATAAAAACTAGGTCAAATTCTCTATAAAGTGGTGAAATACCTCACAGTAACTTTGTTCTGTTCATTGATTTGTCACATTTTTAAAATCTTTTTATATGAAACAGAATAAAAAATTTACGATTGGAGATTATTTATTGACACGTTTATTTCAAATGGGAATAACAGATTTATTTGGAGTTCCTGGTGATTATAATTTAGCGTTTTTGGATCATGTTACAGATTTTAAAGGAATACAATGGCGAGGAAATACCAATGAGTTAAATGCAGCTTATGCGACAGATGGTTACGCTCGTGTAAAAGGATTTGGTGCATTTTTAACAACCTTTGGTGTGGGCGAACTAAGTTCGATCAATGGTGTCGCCGGTTCGTTTGCAGAGAATGTTCCTGTAATTCAAATAGTAGGAGCACCTAATACAAAAGCAGCATCCAAAGGCGAATGCAAACATCACACTTTAGGTGATGGTGATTATGCCCATTTCCATAGAATATATAAAGAGGTTACTATTGCATCCACTTATTTATCTGCAAATAATACTAAAAACGAAATTGATCGTGTTTTGGTAGCAAGTTTTATCAACAAAAAACCAGGTTATATAGTTCTTCCTACGGATATCGCAGCAATGCCTTGTGAGGCTCCTATGGATAATATAAAAGACCAAATCGTAGTCAATAGTGAAATTAATTCCTTGAAAGAATTCAAACAAGCAGCGAAAAAATTAATTCAAAATAATAGCCAAAACATTTCCATTTTATCCGACTATATCACAGAACGTTTCGGTTGTATTTCTTTAGTTAAATCTTTACTTGAAAAATACAATTTCCCATACGCCACAATGACCGCAGGCAAAGGTTCTTTAGGTGAAAAAAACAAGAACTATTTGGGTATTTATGCAGGCTCAGAAAGCAGCGAGCAAGTGTTGAACTATTTGGAAAATAATCAATTATTAATTTCCATTGGTTGTCAATTTTCTGATAGTTTGACGAATAATTTCTCCAATAATATAGATGCAAAATTGCATATCGACATACAAGGATTACAATCTATAGTTGCAGGTAAAAAATTTACCCAAATTCACATGAAAGATGCGCTAAGCATTCTTTCTGAAATATTTGCAGAACTACATATTGAAAAATATACATTTTCACTTAAAAATCCATTTGGTAATAATCCAATTAAAGTGGAAAGTTCTGATTTGCTTACGCAAAAAGCACTTTGGTCTAATGCAAAAAATATAGTTAACGAAGGTGATATCGTTATATGCGAACAAGGGACCAGTTATTTCGGCATTACAGATTATTCACTTCCGGAAAATATACAATTTATAGGACAACCAGTTTGGGGATCTATAGGCTATACATTGCCCGCAACACTTGGCGCGCAGATCGCAGCACCAAATAAAAAAGTAGTGCTATTTATAGGCGACGGTTCGGCATTAATGACCTTACAAAGTTTGAGTGAATTTATTTATCACAACATCCATCCGACTATATTTGTGTTAAATAACGACGGATATTCTGTAGAAAGAGCTATCAATGGACCGGAAGAAAAATATAATGATATTCCAAGTCTTAATTGGGGTAAATTAATGGAAGCATTCGCCAATAATAATCAAGAGAAATTGTATGTCAATGAAGTTAAAAAAATCCTTGATTTAAAATCTGTAATATATGATCTAGCAGAAGTAAATACGCTTGCATTTATAGAATTACATTTGGATAAAATAGATTATCCTCAAGGAATTATCAATATATCCAGAAGTATTAATGCAAGTAATA from Rhizosphaericola mali includes:
- a CDS encoding NUDIX hydrolase, with the translated sequence MEDNDLKWKTLSSEYLFKDQWLTARKDRCERKDGKIIDPYYVMEYPEWVTAVAITEENKVLLVKQYRHALGEVSIEIPGGCVDDTDDNFEDAIRRELLEETGFAFASVHSLGRISANPSTNSNLMHMFVAIGGKKIQEQDLDPNEEIEILELTFDELIQLVEEKRIIQAMHVTTIMYALMYLDKIEFKR
- a CDS encoding AAA family ATPase, with translation MALKKIVIIGPESTGKSTLSADLAIHFDTNWCEEYAREYLVKFGKEYTIETLTDIAKGQIKLEENAIEQAIKENKEFVFIDTDMYVMKVWSEYVFGTCDNYILEQINHRKYDFYLLANTDLPWAADELREYPDENPRLELFQIYKDILINQSTPWAEIKGTGEERTKMAIDIIEKYFQK
- a CDS encoding OsmC family protein, with the protein product MTSKILYTGDLRTESTHIQSGTTIETDAPVDNHGKGERFSPTDMVANSLGTCMLTTMGIKAEDLQVDLKGTSAEITKIMAAEPRRIAEIKVLIHFPALDLDEKTKTILERTALHCPVAKSLSADLIQTVEFDWK
- the lipA gene encoding lipoyl synthase, which translates into the protein MQELPIINNVNTKETRVKKPDWLRVKLPIGESYKHVRGLVDTHKLHTICESGNCPNMGECWGAGTATFMILGNICTRSCGFCAVATGRPDAVDWDEPQRVAEAINLMKVKHAVITSVDRDELQDGGSIIWYNTIRAVKTLNPDTTLETLIPDFRAQRENIQRVIDAAPEVVSHNIETVERLTKQVRIQAKYRRSLDTLRILKEGGMRTKSGIMLGLGETKEEVIQTLKDLAAVNVDVVTIGQYLQPTPKHLAVDRFVHPDEFAEYREIGYELGIDYVESGPLVRSSYHSERHVIPGYGKNKWQEEKALKEQALAS
- a CDS encoding alpha-keto acid decarboxylase family protein; translation: MKQNKKFTIGDYLLTRLFQMGITDLFGVPGDYNLAFLDHVTDFKGIQWRGNTNELNAAYATDGYARVKGFGAFLTTFGVGELSSINGVAGSFAENVPVIQIVGAPNTKAASKGECKHHTLGDGDYAHFHRIYKEVTIASTYLSANNTKNEIDRVLVASFINKKPGYIVLPTDIAAMPCEAPMDNIKDQIVVNSEINSLKEFKQAAKKLIQNNSQNISILSDYITERFGCISLVKSLLEKYNFPYATMTAGKGSLGEKNKNYLGIYAGSESSEQVLNYLENNQLLISIGCQFSDSLTNNFSNNIDAKLHIDIQGLQSIVAGKKFTQIHMKDALSILSEIFAELHIEKYTFSLKNPFGNNPIKVESSDLLTQKALWSNAKNIVNEGDIVICEQGTSYFGITDYSLPENIQFIGQPVWGSIGYTLPATLGAQIAAPNKKVVLFIGDGSALMTLQSLSEFIYHNIHPTIFVLNNDGYSVERAINGPEEKYNDIPSLNWGKLMEAFANNNQEKLYVNEVKKILDLKSVIYDLAEVNTLAFIELHLDKIDYPQGIINISRSINASNNAPVKH